The following DNA comes from Cetobacterium sp. NK01.
AGGACCGAAAGCAGGGATAATTAAATCATCATTTTTGTATTCTTCAATAAAATTAACAGCATATTCGATACCACCATAAGGTTCTTTGGCATCAACTACAGGGAATTTAATAACAGTTTCGCCAAGCACTCCTCTAATTCCAACAGCTTTAGTGGCTTTGGCCATTTCATCCATATGATAATACATATCAGCATATGTTGTAACTCCAGAGAGTGCCATATCAATAGTTCCATGAATAGTAGCTTTATAAATTAAATCTCTATTTAGTTTCTCTCCTTCTAATGGGAAAAAGTAAGCGAATAATCTATTTTTTATTCCTTCTTCGCCAAGACCTCTAAAAGCAATCATAGGAAGATGGTTATGTGTATTTATCATACCAGGCATAATTATACCTTCTTGAGCATCTATTATTTTTTTAGCAGAATAACTTTTCAAAAGCTCTTCATTTCCAACAGAAATAATTTTGTTATCTCTAATTATAACCACTCCATTATTTATAACACTATTATTAGTATTCATAGTTAAAATTGTACCATTTTTAATAATGATACTTGCATTTTCCTTTTTTTCGCTTAAAGAACTGCAGCCAAGTAAAAATAATGATCCCAGTAAGATAGTATTTTTCAAATAATTTTTCACAAAATCCTCCCTAAAAAAATAAACAGTAAGCAAAAGCTCACTGTTTTTAGTTAACTTTCACTTATAGTACCAAATTTACGGTTTGGTGTAGAAACTTTTGGCCATATTCCAAATATATATAAGTTTTATATTTTTCTAAGAGAATTTTATCACATTTTATTTAAAGATTAAAGAGAAAACATTTTTTTATTTTTCATAACATTTTTTTTAATAGCTCAGAGTCATTGACTTTTATTATAAAAAAGATTATATTCTTTTCAAGATTTCTTCAAAGATAGTTATAACATCAGCAAAAAAAATATCGTTATTTGATACAAGATTTATATTAGAAAGAGATTCTACTGTAGTATCTTTTTTTCCAATAAAACTTATGCTTTTTATTTTATTTTTATTGGCTATCTTAAGAATATCAATAACAGATTCAGTTTCACCAGATTGAGAAAGAGTGATTAAGATAACATCTTTTGCAAAAGATGTTTCAAGTAATTGTATGTGTCCATTAGAAATACCTCTAATTCCAATAAGTGCTAATCGCTCATTCATATAAGAAGATATATTATTTGCTATTCCAGTAGATGTAAACATAAAAAGTTTATCTTTATTTTCTTTAAATAAAGTAATTGCTTTTTTAAATGATTCATTTTCTTCAAAAGAATATCCCTTAGAAATTAAAGAGCTATGATTTGTTTTTAAAAAATAGATAAAATTAGAATAACTTGTATACCCAATTTTATTCATGCATTTATAAATAACAGATGTAGAAGTAAAGTTCTCTATAGCTACATTTCTAATAGAAATTTTCTTTTTGTTTTGAATGTTTTCAACTATAAACTCTAAGATACTTTTTTCTAAAGTTGATAGTTTGTGTTTTTTACAAATATAATTTACATTAATCATTAATAATCACCAATAATATTATATATCATAAAGGAGAAAAAATGGAAAAGAAATTTTTACAAGACCCTTGGGCAAGAGTAACAACAAGAAATGGATTAATAGGAGATGAGGTTATTTCAGCTCTTCAAAAATCAATAAGAAGAGGTAAAGTTGAAGCAGCATGCGAATTTGCTTATGAGATGTATATAACTTCTCCACAAATGGAAGAAAAATTATGGAGAAGATTGGTTGCAATTTCTGTTGAAGATATTGGAATGGGAGATCCAATGGCAGCTATTTTGATAAATAACTTAAAAGAAATGAGAAAAGAGTATGCTTATGCAGATGGAGATAGACCAATATTTTTTATTCATGCAATTAGATATCTTTGTAATTGTGAAAAAGACAGATCAAGTGATTTATTAAAAAATATTGTTATTAAAGGATTTGCAATGGGATATGTTCCAGAGATACCTGATTATGCTTTAGATAAGCATACAACTAGAGGAGCAGAAATGGGAAGAGATTCTTTCCACTTTTTAAATGAAGCTAGTATGGTTATTCCACAGAAAGAAGTAGATAACGATTATAAAGAACAATATAATGAAATTTTAAAGAAGTATGACCCTAAAAAAGTAGTAGTATCAGCATTTAAATATAATCCGTGGCAAGAATAAGAGTTTGGGGGAAAAATGGAGAATAAATTTTTAAATAAATTAGAAAAAGTACTCTTACCTATAGGGGATAAGATTGGTAATCAAAAACATTTAGCTGCAATTTCAACAGGAATGATGATGACACTTTCTTTAATTGTTGTAGGGTCATTATTCTTAATAGTAGCTAATCCACCGATAAATGTAAATTTAGTAAATCCTGAAACACAGAATATAATTTTAAAGTTTATGTTAAATTGGAAAAAATTTGCTATAGAAAATTATGCAATATTGACAAAGCCCTTTAATTTTACAATGGGAATAGTAGGGTTAATGACATCATTTACTATAGCTTATGCATTATCAGGAAACTATAATCTTAATAAGTCAACATCAGGTTTAATATCAATGATTATATTTTTACTAGTAGCTGCACCAATTGAAAATAATTCTATCGTAATGACTTATTTAGGTGCTGATGGATTATTCATTGCAATTATTTTAAGTCTTTTAACAGTTGAAATAACAATGCTTATTGAAAAATTAGATTGGAAGTTTAAGGGTGAACATATTCCACCAGCAGTCCTATCTTTTATGAATGCATTAATTCCATTATTAGTGAATATAATTATAATTTATGGTTTAAGCATTGTAATTTTTGTATATACAGGAAAAGATATTCCAAGTTTAATAATGCTGATATTGACACCAGCATTAACAATTGGAAATAATATATGGGGTTATGTTGCAATTGTTGTTTTTGGAAATCTATTATGGTTGTTTGGAATAAATGGAACATCAATAATTTTTCCTCTTGTATTTTCTCTAGGAATTGCAAATACAGGAATCAATGCAGAACTAATAAAATCTGGACAAGAACCTCAAATGCTTATGAATTTGCAGATGTTTAGAGTGGCAATATTAGGTGGAGCAGGAAATACAATAGGATTAGTTATTCTTATGATGAGAAGCAGATCTCAACAACTTAAATCAATAGGAAAATTATCGTTTATTCCAGGAATTTGTGGAATAAATGAACCAGTAATTTTTGGGACACCAATTATATTAAATCCAATACTGGCTATTCCATTTTTATTTATGCCAATAGTTAGTTTATCATTAACTTATGTTGCTCAAAAAATAGATCTAATATCTATGGGTTACATAGTAGATCCATCATTTGCACCATTTTTTATACAAGGATATCTATCATCTATGGATATAAGAAATTTAATATTTACAATATTTATAGCTGGATTAAGTATTGTAATCTATTATCCATTCTTTAAAATCCATGAAAAGCATATGTTAGAAATTGAAAATTCTATATAAATAAAAAAATCTCAATCTAAAAAGATTGAGATTTTTTACAATTATTATATATTTAATGCAAGAGCTATACAACCTAATAATCCAGCATTGTCTCCAAGACCTGGATAAACAATATAATCATCAATATTATCTAAAATTTCTTTAGTCTGAACATAATTATTTAACATCTCTTTTACATTTCTTCTAATTAGAGGGAATAATTGAGATTGTTTCATAACTCCACCACCAAGAATTATTTTTTCTGGTGAAATAGTTAAAATATAATTTACAAGAGCTTGAGCAATATAGTATGCTTCAAGTTCCCAAGCTTTATGGTCAGCAGGAAGCTCATAAGCTTTTATACCCCATCTTTCTTCAATCGCTGGACCAGAGGCTAATCCTTCAAAACAATCTTTATGGAATGGACATTTTCCAATATATGAATCACTTTCATGTCTTCTAACAAAAATATGTCCCATCTCAGGATGAAGCATTCCATGCACTAATTTTCCTGAAACTAATGCTCCACCACCAATCCCTGTTCCAATAGTAAGATAAAGACAATTTTTTAAGCCTTT
Coding sequences within:
- a CDS encoding MurR/RpiR family transcriptional regulator, whose product is MINVNYICKKHKLSTLEKSILEFIVENIQNKKKISIRNVAIENFTSTSVIYKCMNKIGYTSYSNFIYFLKTNHSSLISKGYSFEENESFKKAITLFKENKDKLFMFTSTGIANNISSYMNERLALIGIRGISNGHIQLLETSFAKDVILITLSQSGETESVIDILKIANKNKIKSISFIGKKDTTVESLSNINLVSNNDIFFADVITIFEEILKRI
- a CDS encoding PTS sugar transporter subunit IIC, which codes for MENKFLNKLEKVLLPIGDKIGNQKHLAAISTGMMMTLSLIVVGSLFLIVANPPINVNLVNPETQNIILKFMLNWKKFAIENYAILTKPFNFTMGIVGLMTSFTIAYALSGNYNLNKSTSGLISMIIFLLVAAPIENNSIVMTYLGADGLFIAIILSLLTVEITMLIEKLDWKFKGEHIPPAVLSFMNALIPLLVNIIIIYGLSIVIFVYTGKDIPSLIMLILTPALTIGNNIWGYVAIVVFGNLLWLFGINGTSIIFPLVFSLGIANTGINAELIKSGQEPQMLMNLQMFRVAILGGAGNTIGLVILMMRSRSQQLKSIGKLSFIPGICGINEPVIFGTPIILNPILAIPFLFMPIVSLSLTYVAQKIDLISMGYIVDPSFAPFFIQGYLSSMDIRNLIFTIFIAGLSIVIYYPFFKIHEKHMLEIENSI
- a CDS encoding ROK family protein, which encodes MKLGAIEAGGTKFVCGIADEDGNILERVNFPTETPEITLQKVYDFFKNKGVEAIGVGSFGPIDPNPNSETYGYITKTPKKYWSDFNLIGELQRNLNIPMAFDTDVNGAALGEATWGAAKGLKNCLYLTIGTGIGGGALVSGKLVHGMLHPEMGHIFVRRHESDSYIGKCPFHKDCFEGLASGPAIEERWGIKAYELPADHKAWELEAYYIAQALVNYILTISPEKIILGGGVMKQSQLFPLIRRNVKEMLNNYVQTKEILDNIDDYIVYPGLGDNAGLLGCIALALNI